The stretch of DNA CCGTCATATTTTGCGTTAATAAATGGTTGCTCTGTAAGACCACTCGCCAAACCACCAATATGGAATGTTCTCATGGTAAGCTGAGTTCCCGGTTCACCAATTGATTGCGCAGCAATAATACCAACGGTTGTTCCCTCATCAACAAGTCTTCCTTTGGATAAATCATATCCATAGCAAAGTGTACAAACACCACGTTTTGCTTGGCAAGAAAGCACGGAACGAACAAGAACTTTAGATACCGCTGAACTATCAAGTTTTGGTATCAAGTCACGTGTTACCACATCTCCACGATGTAAAAGAAGTTCTCCACTTACAGGATCTTTCAGATCCGCAGCAAGGACACGACCAAATACACGGCGTCCCATTGGATACACGGTATCACCCGCTTCTTTTAAATCAGCAATTTCAAGGTAACCAAGCGTATTACAATCGGCAACAGTCACCACAACATCTTGAGCAACATCAACAAGTCGACGAGTTAAATAACCAGAACTTGCTGTTTTTAACGCCGTATCTGACTGACCCTTACGAGCACCGTTAGTTGAAATGAAGTACTCAAATACGCTTAAGCCTTGTTTAAAGTTTGACTTAACCGGTATTTCAATAATTTCACCAGTCGGTTTTGACATCAGACCACGCATACCAACAAGCTGTTTAACCTGATCTTTTGTACCACGAGCACCGGATTCTAACATCATAAATACAGGACTGAATGGTTTGTTTAACTGATCTTCATTAGCAAATACTTTTTTATCAGCAACATCAAGCTGATTATACATAGTTTGCGCAACAGCTGCTGTTGCATCTCGCCAAATACCAATCACTTTGTTATAGCGCTCACCATTGGTGATAACACCATCCATGTATAATGATTCAATCTTTTCAACTTCTTTTTCAGCTTTATGAACAATGGCATCTTTTTCTACTGGTACAATAAGATCTTCAATAGAAAGTGAAATGCCGGAAATTGTAGCGTAGTAAAAACCAAGATGCTTAATTCTATCCAAGCAAAGCACCGTCGCGTCTTTACCAAATTGATAGTAGACTTGCTCTATCAATTTACCTAAATCACTACGTTTTAATATCTTGTTAATTGATTGGAATGCAAAACCTTGTGGTAACGCTTCGTAAACTAAAACACGTCCAACTGTTGTTTCAACAATTTCGTTATTAAATAAACGTACTTTTATTTGTGCATGAAGATCAACGCTGCTGCATTGGAACGCAGTAACAACTTCAGCAACATTAGAAAATACTATTCCCTCTCCGCGTGATCCTTTACGAATCTTAGTCATAAAGTGAAGACCAAGAACCATATCCTGAGAAGGAACGGTTACTGGACGACCACTTGATGGAGAAAGAATATTGTTTGTTGAAAGAATTAAGCGATCACTTTCCAACTGAGATTTTTTACTCAATGGTAAATGCACCGCCATCTGATCACCATCAAAATCGGCGTTAAATGCAGAACAAACAAGAGGATGAATCTTAATTGCTTTACCATCAACTAAAATGGGATAGAAAGCCTGGATACCAAGACGATGCAATGTTGGAGCACGGTTTAAAAGTACTGGTCTATTTTTTACCACTTCTTCTAAAACATCCCACACTTCTGGTTCTAATTCTTCAACCATACGACGAGCAACACGCATATTGGACGCTAATTCACGTTCAATAAGCCCTGCATAAATATATGGTTTGAAAAGTTCTAGCGCCATAGCTTTTGGAATACCGCACTGATCCATACGTAATTCTGGATCAACAACAATTACAGACCGTCCTGAATAGTCAACACGACGTCCAAGAAGATTTTGTCTGAAACGTCCCTGTTTACCACGAAGCATTTCACTCAAAGATTTTAACGGACGTTTGTTCGAACCACGAACAGCTTGGCCTCTTCTGCCATTATCAATAAGCGCATCAACAGATTCTTGAAGCATACGCTTTTCGTTTTTGATAATGACACCAGGAGCATCAATTTCGATAAGTCTTTGTAAACGAATATTTCTATTCAATACACGACGATATAATTCGTTCAAATCAGAACTTGCAAAGCGACCACCTTCGAGTGGTACTAACGGTCGTAAATCTGGTGGAAGAACTGGTAATACTGTAAGTATCATCCATTCAGGGCTAATCGCGCCATGAATAAGACCAGTTATCACTTTCATCCGACGAGTTATTTTATGACGCACTGCTATAGAAGTTGTGTGTGCATAATCAGAATGAAGTTTTTCAAGTTCAATCTTGAGATCCATAAAACTTAAAACAAGACGAATCGCTTCTGCACCTATTTCTGCAAGAAATTCAGTATCATCAGCGCGTTGCATAATGTAGTTTTCATACTCAGTTGAACTCAACAACGTTTTCACTGGATACGGAGACTTACCTTGTTTAACAACCATATGCATATCGAAATAGATAACTCTTTCTAAATCTTTCACTGGCATATCAAGAATCAATCCAAGATAACTCGGAATACCCTTCAGATACCATATGTGACACACTGGCGCAACAAGTTGAACATGTCCCATTCTTTCACGACGAACGCGTGATTGAATAACCTCAACACCACATTTTTCACACGTAATTCCGCGATGTTTCATACGCTTGTATTTTCCACAATTACACTCCCAGTCCTTTACCGGACCAAAAATGCGCGCACAAAACAATCCATCTCGCTCAGGTTTTAGTGTTCTATAATTGATCGTTTCAATTTTTTTCACTTCACCATACGATAAAGAGCGAATCTTTTTTGGAGAAGCAAGACCGATTTTAATAACATTAAAGCGTGTAACGTTTATATATTCTTTAAAACGTTCTAGCATTTGATTACTCATTAACATTCTCCTTCCCCAACTTGAGTAGATCCACTTGTAAGTTTAAGCTTTGAAGCTCTTTAATAAGCACGTTAAATGATTCTGGAACACCCGGCTCTGGTACATCATCGCCAGCAATAATTGCCTGATATGCTTTATGACGACCAGTTACATCATCGGATTTAACGGTTAACATTTCTTGTAGGGCATACGCTGCTCCATAAGCTTCCATCGCCCATACTTCCATTTCCCCAAGACGCTGACCACCTTGTTGAGCTTTACCGCCTAAAGGTTGCTGTGTTACAAGTGAGTAAGGTCCGACAGAACGAGCATGTAGCTTATCATCAACCATATGGTTTAATTTCATTACATAAATATTGCCAATGGTAACAGGTTGTTGGAAATATTCACCCGTCCTACCATTACGCACCATGAATGATCCTGATGATGGCAGATTAAGATCTTTCAATAATGGTTCTATGTCTTTTTCTAATGTAGCTCCGTCGAACACTGGTGTTTTGAAATGAACACCATCTTCTGCTGTTCTACGTGCAAGCTCCATGACACCTTCTTTTCCATAGTTTGCTTCGTAATCTGCGATAACATCTTTTCCAAAACAATAAATCAGATATTTTTTTACCGCTTCATAACCATCTACTTCTAATAATTTTTGAACCTTGTTACCAAGCTCTTTGCCTGCAAGACCCAAAATTGTTTCTAGGATCTGCCCAACGTTCATACGAGATGGAATACCCAATGGATTTAATACGATATCAACTGGCGTACCATCGTCTAAATACGGCATATCCTCTCGTGGAACAATGGCAGAAACGATACCTTTGTTACCATGACGACCCGCCACTTTATCCCCAACAGAGATGTGACGTTTCATCGCAATATACACTTTAACCATCTTAATAACGCCAGATGGTAAGACATCACCTTTTTTAAAGTGATTAATGCGATCTTCTTTTAAGCCTTCTAAAATGCGAAGCTGATTTTCATAAGAATCTTTCAATCGCTTCAACTCTTCTTGAGCAGACTTATCTTTTAACTTGAGCTTGAAAAGGTCTTCAAGTGTAAAGTCTTTTAATTCTTCTTTGTTAAACTTGCCACTACGAACGCCTTTTTTGACATCCGCCGCTGCCTGTTTGCCATGCGCAATATCGCACGCTTTACCAGTGATCATTTTTTGTAAGAAAACAACATGATGGACATTATTAATTTCTAATTTCTCAATTTGCTTTGCTACTTCTTGCTTATAACGAGCATCTTTTCGCACACCGCTTCTTGAGAATATTTTTACATCAATAACAGTACCTTCTATTCCAGGTGGAACACGCAATGATGTATCTCGTACTTCGCGTGATTTTTCTCCAAAAATCGCACGTAATAATTTTTCTTCAGGAGAATATTGGATATCACCTTTTAAGGTTACCTTACCAACAAGAATATCTCCCGGTTTTACACGAGTACCCACACGAACAATACCATCCTCATCCAAACTTTCCAACGCTGATTCACTCACGTTTGGTAGATCACGCGTAAGTTCTTCTGGTCCAAGTTTAGTATCACGTGCATCGACTATATATTCATCAATATGCACTGACGTAAGTTCGTTATCACTAACAAGACGTTTGCTCAATACAATAGCATCCTCAAAGTTGTAACCGTGCCACAACATAAAGGCTACTGAGAAGTTTTTCCCTAATGCTAACTCACCATCAGAAATGGAAGCTCCGTTCGTTAAAACATCCCCAGCTTTAACAGCTTCACCACATTGCACAATCGGTGCATGATGGATCCATGTGCTATAGCTTGAACGTTGGAATTTTTTCAGATGATAGGTATCAATTCCATGAGTTACCCAATCTTCAGTATTGGCACATTCATCTTCGTCTACTCGAACAATAATTTTGTCCGAAGAAACATACTCAACAACACCGCTTCGTTTAGCCAAGACCAACGCGCCTGATGATTTAACGATTTCTCGCTCCATACCAGTACCGACAATTGGTGCTTTGGTTGTAATGAGCGGAACTGCTTGACGTTGCATGTTTGCACCCATAAGCGCACGAACAGCATCATCATGATCAAGGAATGGTACTAACGCGGCAGAAACAGAAACTAACTGTTTCGGCGATAAATCAATGTAATTAATTTTTTCTGGATCAACATACAACAAGTTGTCGTCATGTCGAGCAAAAATCTTTTCTTTTTTAAGCTGATTTGTTTTTGGATCAATAGCATCTGCCTGAGCAATATAATTACCAGATTCTTCAAAAGCGTCCAAAAAGACTACTTCATTAAGAATCTTGCCATTTTCTACCGGCCTGTATGCTGTTTCAATAAACCCTAAATCATTCACCATTGCATACGTTGCAAGAGAGGAAATCAAACCAACCGTTTGACCTTCTGGTGTTTCAATAGGACAAATTCTTCCATAGTGAGAAGGATGAACATCGCGAATTTCAAATGTTGCGCGATCTTTCAGAACACCGCCTGGCCCGAGCGCAGATAAACGACGCTTATGCGCAAGCTCTGCCATTGGGTTTGTCTGGTCCATAAACTGAGAAAGCTGACCAAGACCAAAGAATTCTCTAATAACTGCACTTAATGGTTTAACATTAAGGAAGTCTTGAGGCATTAATGCACCATGTGCTTCTTGCATTCTAAAACGCTCGCGTACAATACGCTCTATGCGCGTGAAACCAAGATACATTTGGTTATTTAATAGCTCACCAACCAGTCGAACACGACGATTACCCAAATGATCTATATCATCAAGTTCACCTTCTCCGCGTTCTCGTAAGTTAACGAGGTATCGAATAGTTTGAACAATATCATCTTTGGTTAATGCCAATTGCTCTTCTGTTGTTGATAAACTTAATTTTCGATTCATACGAACACGACCAACGCGTGTTAAATCATAAAAACGATTATTAAAGAGCAAGTTAGTTAAACGCTCTCCCACTTCTTTTATTGAAGAGGTGTCACCTGGCCATATTTTTGAATGCAAATCTTTTAATGCAGCATCTTGAGAATGACATTTGTCTTGCGCAAGAGTTAATGCAATAGTCGGTTGCAATGCATAACCATTTGATCTAATCAACTCAAATTGGAGAGTGTCAAATTTTTTCAAAACTTTAAGATGATTTTCAGAGAATAGTTCGCCTTGTTCTATAAGGATTTCACCAGTCTCTGAATCTACAACATCTTTTGCAAAAACGCGGCCAATCAAGCTATCTGATTTAAGCGTTAGTGCTTTAATCCCAGCTTTTTTAAACTTCGGTAGTAAATCTTTTGTTACTCTACGACCAACAAAATCATCCTCATCTTCAGCAGGAACCATCCCTTTTTCAATACGCTGCCCAATAAGATTTTCATCTATTGCACGGAAATATTGATCCTTTTTAAGGGAAATAGTATCAAACTCATAAAAGAGAGGAATAATGTCGTCGCGAGAAAAACCTAATGCTTGCAAGAATGTAGTGACGTATAATTTTTTCTTCTTATCAATACGTACATATAAAATGTCGTTACTATCAGATTCAAAATCAATCCAAGATCCACGCATTGGTATAATACGTGCAAGATAATATGGTCTTCCACGGAAATCTTTTACTTTTTTACTTTGTGAAAAAACCACACCAGGAGATCTATGCAGCTGACTAACAACAACACGATCAACGCCGTTAATCAAGAAAGAACCCAAATTGCCAAGCTTAAATCTTCCTTGTTCTTCAAAAAGATCCGCCATAACCGGCAAATCAACAAAGAAAATATCTTGCTCTTTAATATCGCGAACTATCTTATTGCCTTCAGCATTGGTCGTCCAATTAATCAACTGCACTTTAATTTTTAGAGACATAGAAAATGTTTGACCGCTTGTGCGACATTCGTCTAGAGTAAGCGGCGTATGAACAGTTGTACGTACCAAACAGTTAGAGCACGTAATATAACGTGCAGTTTTTTCCTTACAATACGTACACGTTTGATCTTTTGATAAACGTGAACAATCGGATTTATTACACGATGTACAACGCCACTGGTAACGACTTTCTATACCAGTCAACTTTCCACACGTACAAGTCCACTGCCCTAACTCATAACTAACGTACTCGAGAGAGAGCTTATCTTCATACTCAATAGGAAAAATGTCCCGCAATACTTTTTCAAGTCCAATGAGCTTTCGCTCTTGCGGTAGATAGTCAAGCTGAACAAAATCATTAAACGATGTTGATTGTATTTCAATCAAATTTGGTACAGGAACTACATCCTT from Candidatus Babeliales bacterium encodes:
- the rpoC gene encoding DNA-directed RNA polymerase subunit beta', which gives rise to MSNQMLERFKEYINVTRFNVIKIGLASPKKIRSLSYGEVKKIETINYRTLKPERDGLFCARIFGPVKDWECNCGKYKRMKHRGITCEKCGVEVIQSRVRRERMGHVQLVAPVCHIWYLKGIPSYLGLILDMPVKDLERVIYFDMHMVVKQGKSPYPVKTLLSSTEYENYIMQRADDTEFLAEIGAEAIRLVLSFMDLKIELEKLHSDYAHTTSIAVRHKITRRMKVITGLIHGAISPEWMILTVLPVLPPDLRPLVPLEGGRFASSDLNELYRRVLNRNIRLQRLIEIDAPGVIIKNEKRMLQESVDALIDNGRRGQAVRGSNKRPLKSLSEMLRGKQGRFRQNLLGRRVDYSGRSVIVVDPELRMDQCGIPKAMALELFKPYIYAGLIERELASNMRVARRMVEELEPEVWDVLEEVVKNRPVLLNRAPTLHRLGIQAFYPILVDGKAIKIHPLVCSAFNADFDGDQMAVHLPLSKKSQLESDRLILSTNNILSPSSGRPVTVPSQDMVLGLHFMTKIRKGSRGEGIVFSNVAEVVTAFQCSSVDLHAQIKVRLFNNEIVETTVGRVLVYEALPQGFAFQSINKILKRSDLGKLIEQVYYQFGKDATVLCLDRIKHLGFYYATISGISLSIEDLIVPVEKDAIVHKAEKEVEKIESLYMDGVITNGERYNKVIGIWRDATAAVAQTMYNQLDVADKKVFANEDQLNKPFSPVFMMLESGARGTKDQVKQLVGMRGLMSKPTGEIIEIPVKSNFKQGLSVFEYFISTNGARKGQSDTALKTASSGYLTRRLVDVAQDVVVTVADCNTLGYLEIADLKEAGDTVYPMGRRVFGRVLAADLKDPVSGELLLHRGDVVTRDLIPKLDSSAVSKVLVRSVLSCQAKRGVCTLCYGYDLSKGRLVDEGTTVGIIAAQSIGEPGTQLTMRTFHIGGLASGLTEQPFINAKYDGTVEWHGVRVVINPQGQMVVMSRKARVLIVAPDGRELQQHVLEYGSIIYVKDKQEVKEGTKLADWDAYNKVLMTEKAGTVVYLDLIKNVTLHERFDEATGKSRSIVMGTRGEQYQPAISIVDGKGEELTQYFLPEGSYVNVTEKQRVDIGDVLVKMPREVAKSKDITTGGLPRIAELFEARSPKDAAILSDVDGEVVIGGLHRGFRKVSVVSSADRHEYLVPRG
- the rpoB gene encoding DNA-directed RNA polymerase subunit beta, which produces MSNALISKSTLRKQYGKIKDVVPVPNLIEIQSTSFNDFVQLDYLPQERKLIGLEKVLRDIFPIEYEDKLSLEYVSYELGQWTCTCGKLTGIESRYQWRCTSCNKSDCSRLSKDQTCTYCKEKTARYITCSNCLVRTTVHTPLTLDECRTSGQTFSMSLKIKVQLINWTTNAEGNKIVRDIKEQDIFFVDLPVMADLFEEQGRFKLGNLGSFLINGVDRVVVSQLHRSPGVVFSQSKKVKDFRGRPYYLARIIPMRGSWIDFESDSNDILYVRIDKKKKLYVTTFLQALGFSRDDIIPLFYEFDTISLKKDQYFRAIDENLIGQRIEKGMVPAEDEDDFVGRRVTKDLLPKFKKAGIKALTLKSDSLIGRVFAKDVVDSETGEILIEQGELFSENHLKVLKKFDTLQFELIRSNGYALQPTIALTLAQDKCHSQDAALKDLHSKIWPGDTSSIKEVGERLTNLLFNNRFYDLTRVGRVRMNRKLSLSTTEEQLALTKDDIVQTIRYLVNLRERGEGELDDIDHLGNRRVRLVGELLNNQMYLGFTRIERIVRERFRMQEAHGALMPQDFLNVKPLSAVIREFFGLGQLSQFMDQTNPMAELAHKRRLSALGPGGVLKDRATFEIRDVHPSHYGRICPIETPEGQTVGLISSLATYAMVNDLGFIETAYRPVENGKILNEVVFLDAFEESGNYIAQADAIDPKTNQLKKEKIFARHDDNLLYVDPEKINYIDLSPKQLVSVSAALVPFLDHDDAVRALMGANMQRQAVPLITTKAPIVGTGMEREIVKSSGALVLAKRSGVVEYVSSDKIIVRVDEDECANTEDWVTHGIDTYHLKKFQRSSYSTWIHHAPIVQCGEAVKAGDVLTNGASISDGELALGKNFSVAFMLWHGYNFEDAIVLSKRLVSDNELTSVHIDEYIVDARDTKLGPEELTRDLPNVSESALESLDEDGIVRVGTRVKPGDILVGKVTLKGDIQYSPEEKLLRAIFGEKSREVRDTSLRVPPGIEGTVIDVKIFSRSGVRKDARYKQEVAKQIEKLEINNVHHVVFLQKMITGKACDIAHGKQAAADVKKGVRSGKFNKEELKDFTLEDLFKLKLKDKSAQEELKRLKDSYENQLRILEGLKEDRINHFKKGDVLPSGVIKMVKVYIAMKRHISVGDKVAGRHGNKGIVSAIVPREDMPYLDDGTPVDIVLNPLGIPSRMNVGQILETILGLAGKELGNKVQKLLEVDGYEAVKKYLIYCFGKDVIADYEANYGKEGVMELARRTAEDGVHFKTPVFDGATLEKDIEPLLKDLNLPSSGSFMVRNGRTGEYFQQPVTIGNIYVMKLNHMVDDKLHARSVGPYSLVTQQPLGGKAQQGGQRLGEMEVWAMEAYGAAYALQEMLTVKSDDVTGRHKAYQAIIAGDDVPEPGVPESFNVLIKELQSLNLQVDLLKLGKENVNE